In one window of Ovis aries strain OAR_USU_Benz2616 breed Rambouillet chromosome 3, ARS-UI_Ramb_v3.0, whole genome shotgun sequence DNA:
- the ACTR1B gene encoding beta-centractin isoform X1, producing the protein MESYDIIANQPVVIDNGSGVIKAGFAGDQIPKYCFPNYVGRPKHMRVMAGALEGDLFIGPKAEEHRGLLAIRYPMEHGVVRDWNDMERIWQYVYSKDQLQTFSEEHPVLLTEAPLNPSKNREKAAEVFFETFNVPALFISMQAVLSLYATGRTTGVVLDSGDGVTHAVPVYEGFAMPHSIMRVDIAGRDVSRYLRLLLRKEGADFHTSAEFEVVRTIKERACYLSINPQKDEALETEKVQYTLPDGSTLNVGPARFRAPELLFQPDLIGDESEGLHEVLVFAIHKSDMDLRRTLFANIMLSGGSTLFKGFGDRLLSEVKKLAPKDVKIKISAPQERLYSTWIGGSILASLDTFKKMWVSKKEYEEDGSRAIHRKAF; encoded by the exons ATGGAGTCCTACGATATCATCGCCAACCAGCCCGTGGTCATCGACAAC GGTTCTGGGGTGATCAAGGCTGGCTTTGCAGGAGACCAGATTCCCAAATACTGTTTTCCAAACTA TGTCGGGCGCCCCAAGCACATGCGGGTGATGGCTGGAGCCCTGGAAGGAGACCTCTTTATCGGACCAAAAGCAGAG GAGCACCGGGGGCTGCTGGCCATCCGCTACCCCATGGAGCACGGCGTGGTGAGGGACTGGAACGACATGGAGCGGATCTGGCAGTACGTCTACTCTAAGGACCAGCTGCAGACCTTCTCCGAGGAG CATCCTGTTCTTCTTACGGAAGCGCCACTCAACCCGAGTAAGAACCGGGAGAAGGCGGCGGAGGTGTTCTTCGAGACCTTCAACGTGCCGGCCCTGTTCATCTCCATGCAGGCCGTGCTCAGCCT GTACGCCACAGGACGCACGACGGGAGTGGTATTGGACTCGGGAGACGGGGTCACCCACGCCGTCCCCGTCTACGAGGGCTTCGCCATGCCGCACTCCATCATGCGGGTGGACATCGCCGGCCGCGACGTCTCCCGCTACCTCCGGCTGCTGCTGCGCAAGGAGGGGGCGGACTTTCACACCTCGGCTGAGTTTGAGGTCGTCCGGACCATCAAAGAG CGGGCCTGCTACCTGTCCATCAACCCCCAGAAGGATGAGGCTCTGGAGACAGAGAAGGTGCAGTACACCCTGCCCGACGGCAGCACGCTCAAC GTGGGACCAGCGCGGTTCCGGGCCCCTGAGCTGTTGTTCCAGCCAGACCTGATAGGGGATGAGAGTGAGGGACTCCATGAGGTTCTGGTCTTCGCCATCCACAAGTCTGACATGGATCTGCGCCGCACGCTGTTCGCCAACATCATGCTTTCCGGTGGCTCCACGCTTTTCAAAG GCTTTGGCGACCGattactaagtgaagtgaagaagcTTGCCCCAAAGGACGTCAAAATCAAG ATCTCGGCCCCTCAGGAACGGCTGTACTCCACGTGGATCGG gGGCTCTATCCTGGCCTCACTGGACACTTTTAAGAAGATGTGGGTATCCAAAAAGGAGTATGAAGAGGACGGCTCCCGGGCTATTCATCGAAAAGCCTTCTAG
- the ACTR1B gene encoding beta-centractin isoform X2, with the protein MESYDIIANQPVVIDNGSGVIKAGFAGDQIPKYCFPNYVGRPKHMRVMAGALEGDLFIGPKAEHPVLLTEAPLNPSKNREKAAEVFFETFNVPALFISMQAVLSLYATGRTTGVVLDSGDGVTHAVPVYEGFAMPHSIMRVDIAGRDVSRYLRLLLRKEGADFHTSAEFEVVRTIKERACYLSINPQKDEALETEKVQYTLPDGSTLNVGPARFRAPELLFQPDLIGDESEGLHEVLVFAIHKSDMDLRRTLFANIMLSGGSTLFKGFGDRLLSEVKKLAPKDVKIKISAPQERLYSTWIGGSILASLDTFKKMWVSKKEYEEDGSRAIHRKAF; encoded by the exons ATGGAGTCCTACGATATCATCGCCAACCAGCCCGTGGTCATCGACAAC GGTTCTGGGGTGATCAAGGCTGGCTTTGCAGGAGACCAGATTCCCAAATACTGTTTTCCAAACTA TGTCGGGCGCCCCAAGCACATGCGGGTGATGGCTGGAGCCCTGGAAGGAGACCTCTTTATCGGACCAAAAGCAGAG CATCCTGTTCTTCTTACGGAAGCGCCACTCAACCCGAGTAAGAACCGGGAGAAGGCGGCGGAGGTGTTCTTCGAGACCTTCAACGTGCCGGCCCTGTTCATCTCCATGCAGGCCGTGCTCAGCCT GTACGCCACAGGACGCACGACGGGAGTGGTATTGGACTCGGGAGACGGGGTCACCCACGCCGTCCCCGTCTACGAGGGCTTCGCCATGCCGCACTCCATCATGCGGGTGGACATCGCCGGCCGCGACGTCTCCCGCTACCTCCGGCTGCTGCTGCGCAAGGAGGGGGCGGACTTTCACACCTCGGCTGAGTTTGAGGTCGTCCGGACCATCAAAGAG CGGGCCTGCTACCTGTCCATCAACCCCCAGAAGGATGAGGCTCTGGAGACAGAGAAGGTGCAGTACACCCTGCCCGACGGCAGCACGCTCAAC GTGGGACCAGCGCGGTTCCGGGCCCCTGAGCTGTTGTTCCAGCCAGACCTGATAGGGGATGAGAGTGAGGGACTCCATGAGGTTCTGGTCTTCGCCATCCACAAGTCTGACATGGATCTGCGCCGCACGCTGTTCGCCAACATCATGCTTTCCGGTGGCTCCACGCTTTTCAAAG GCTTTGGCGACCGattactaagtgaagtgaagaagcTTGCCCCAAAGGACGTCAAAATCAAG ATCTCGGCCCCTCAGGAACGGCTGTACTCCACGTGGATCGG gGGCTCTATCCTGGCCTCACTGGACACTTTTAAGAAGATGTGGGTATCCAAAAAGGAGTATGAAGAGGACGGCTCCCGGGCTATTCATCGAAAAGCCTTCTAG